One window from the genome of Rariglobus hedericola encodes:
- a CDS encoding endonuclease/exonuclease/phosphatase family protein encodes MPRVRIVTFNIAHGRGLSPIQGMTTRRRIRATLLKIAKLLAELKPDIVALQEIDENSRWAGNFDHLEFLREFGGFEHAVFGINNRREGLLNLSYGNAILSRHPIAVWENIAFGQSKVGEKGFLFAEIDFHGRHLPIANMHLHYRSKVHRFAQVDRFLAYLHDKQRDRHTHWAVPPIVCGDLNNTHHASDATATLLSHLHDYGDYSLHPSKGCTFPSPLPGRTLDFIFLPPGARNAESHVVRSFLSDHRPVVVDFEVA; translated from the coding sequence GCCGCGGGCTTTCGCCCATCCAAGGTATGACGACTCGCCGCCGCATTCGTGCGACGTTGCTCAAGATCGCCAAACTCCTGGCCGAACTGAAGCCCGACATCGTCGCCCTTCAGGAAATCGACGAAAACTCCCGTTGGGCGGGCAATTTCGATCACTTGGAATTCCTGCGTGAGTTCGGTGGTTTCGAGCACGCGGTCTTCGGCATCAACAACCGTCGCGAGGGCCTGCTCAATCTGAGTTACGGCAACGCGATTCTTTCGAGGCATCCGATTGCCGTATGGGAAAACATCGCTTTCGGGCAAAGCAAAGTGGGCGAGAAGGGGTTTCTGTTTGCCGAGATTGATTTTCACGGACGCCACCTGCCGATCGCCAACATGCATCTGCATTACCGGTCAAAGGTGCACCGGTTTGCCCAGGTGGACCGGTTTCTGGCCTACTTGCACGACAAGCAGCGCGACCGGCACACTCATTGGGCGGTGCCACCGATCGTATGCGGTGATTTGAACAACACGCATCACGCGTCCGATGCCACGGCGACGTTGCTGAGCCATTTGCATGATTACGGGGACTATTCATTGCACCCGAGCAAGGGCTGCACGTTCCCGTCACCCCTGCCGGGGCGCACGCTGGATTTTATTTTTCTGCCGCCCGGTGCACGAAATGCCGAAAGCCACGTCGTGCGCAGCTTTCTCTCCGATCATCGTCCGGTGGTGGTGGATTTCGAGGTGGCGTGA
- the trpA gene encoding tryptophan synthase subunit alpha — protein sequence MIVHMDRIAQAFARARAANRAAFVAYLCAGDPDFDTSLAACRALIENGVDVLELGVPFSDPLADGLTNQLAAQRSLAGGMTAARVFELVRRIREFAPDTPIVFYTYYNLVFSNGVDAYVQAAKEAGVDGMLTLDLPPEEAADVQAACASNGIKTVFIVAPTTPEARLAIIGKAATGFIYYVSREGVTGVRDSVAANVPEAIAAIKRHTALPVVVGFGIGKREHVAEVAAHADGVVVGSALVNVIRDHLSERAKIAPALAAKAADLVAGTQR from the coding sequence ATGATCGTTCACATGGATCGCATCGCCCAAGCCTTCGCCCGCGCCCGTGCCGCCAATCGAGCCGCCTTCGTCGCCTATCTGTGCGCCGGTGATCCGGATTTTGATACCTCGCTCGCCGCCTGCCGTGCGCTGATCGAGAACGGCGTCGATGTGCTTGAGTTGGGCGTGCCGTTCAGCGATCCGCTCGCCGATGGTTTGACCAACCAGCTCGCCGCGCAGCGTTCGCTCGCCGGTGGCATGACCGCCGCCCGCGTGTTCGAACTGGTGCGTCGCATCCGCGAGTTCGCGCCGGATACGCCCATCGTTTTCTACACTTACTACAATCTCGTGTTCTCGAATGGTGTGGACGCCTACGTGCAAGCCGCCAAGGAGGCCGGTGTCGACGGCATGCTCACGCTTGACCTGCCGCCCGAGGAGGCCGCCGATGTGCAAGCCGCGTGCGCATCCAATGGCATCAAAACAGTGTTTATCGTGGCTCCGACCACGCCCGAGGCGCGCCTCGCCATCATCGGCAAGGCCGCGACGGGTTTTATTTATTACGTGTCTCGCGAGGGCGTGACCGGCGTCCGGGATTCGGTGGCGGCCAATGTCCCCGAGGCGATTGCCGCCATCAAACGTCACACTGCGCTTCCCGTGGTGGTGGGTTTTGGCATCGGCAAACGCGAGCACGTGGCCGAAGTCGCCGCCCATGCCGACGGCGTGGTGGTGGGCAGTGCGTTGGTGAACGTGATCCGCGATCATCTCTCCGAACGCGCGAAAATCGCTCCGGCGCTGGCGGCCAAGGCGGCGGATCTCGTCGCGGGGACGCAGCGTTAA
- a CDS encoding DUF2470 domain-containing protein: MSSTDALANSSTDSFFPAEKAAHILDHMNEDHADSILNYAHHFARRSAATAARLSGIDQTGMDLVVTEPAGETSVRIAFEKPLTSPEDAHMVLVGMARAARQPAAANPDAATAKARAAIDQLKSGLRTAMLGTASAAGEPDASVVPVVLSADGTLHTYVSEMSAHTKNLRESGRASVMVIEDENTAAQLLARKRLTLRCAAAFIERDTPVFATVMSAMKEKFGPVMQHLEGMTDFHVVQLTPARGRLVCGFGQAFDVDPIDWTKVSHVGGDGQGHGHTARK; encoded by the coding sequence ATGTCTTCGACCGACGCACTCGCCAACTCCTCCACTGATTCGTTTTTTCCGGCCGAGAAAGCCGCCCACATCCTCGATCACATGAACGAGGACCACGCGGATTCGATCCTGAATTATGCCCACCATTTCGCGCGTCGTTCGGCGGCGACGGCGGCCCGCCTCAGCGGTATCGACCAGACGGGGATGGACCTCGTGGTCACCGAGCCGGCCGGCGAAACCTCGGTGCGCATCGCCTTCGAGAAGCCGCTGACCTCGCCTGAGGACGCCCACATGGTCCTTGTCGGGATGGCGCGCGCGGCCAGGCAGCCCGCTGCGGCCAATCCCGATGCCGCCACCGCGAAGGCCCGCGCGGCCATTGATCAACTCAAGTCCGGTTTGCGCACGGCCATGCTCGGCACCGCCTCCGCGGCCGGCGAGCCGGATGCATCGGTCGTCCCCGTGGTGCTCTCTGCGGATGGCACGTTGCATACTTACGTCAGCGAAATGTCCGCCCACACCAAAAACCTTCGCGAGTCCGGCCGCGCCAGCGTGATGGTGATCGAGGACGAAAACACCGCCGCGCAACTGCTCGCCCGCAAGCGCCTCACGTTGCGCTGCGCCGCCGCGTTCATCGAGCGGGATACGCCGGTGTTCGCGACAGTGATGTCCGCGATGAAGGAGAAATTCGGACCGGTCATGCAGCATCTCGAAGGCATGACTGATTTCCACGTGGTGCAGCTCACGCCGGCCCGCGGCCGCCTGGTCTGCGGTTTCGGCCAGGCGTTCGACGTTGATCCCATCGACTGGACCAAAGTTTCCCATGTGGGCGGCGACGGCCAGGGCCACGGACACACCGCTCGTAAATAA
- a CDS encoding heme/hemin ABC transporter substrate-binding protein: MYSLRSFFIALLAPASVVFSAERIVTLGAPVTETVFALGAGDALVARDASSLYPAAAAALPDVGYFRTISAEGVLAQNPTVIIADFGTGPESQVQLLKNSGAKFVHLTARPSAENTAVMIEQVGAAVGRSEQAAVLVEKLRAQFAEAAALAKASGRTPRVIFVMGISGGALQAAGDNTAATGLIGLAGGKNPLSGFNGYKSVTAEAVLELDPDFILYAKTLHGGGTALTMENAPAWLASSRAMREGNVKPIDMTYHLVFGPRMGEAVLDVTRMLHTK, from the coding sequence ATGTATTCCCTTCGCTCCTTTTTTATCGCGCTACTGGCGCCCGCATCCGTGGTTTTCTCGGCCGAGCGTATCGTCACGCTGGGCGCTCCCGTCACCGAGACGGTGTTTGCGCTTGGCGCCGGTGATGCGTTGGTGGCGCGTGATGCCTCCAGCCTGTATCCGGCGGCGGCGGCTGCGCTGCCCGACGTGGGCTACTTCCGCACGATCAGCGCCGAGGGTGTGCTCGCGCAGAATCCCACGGTGATCATCGCTGATTTTGGCACGGGTCCGGAATCCCAGGTTCAGTTGCTGAAAAACTCAGGAGCCAAATTCGTGCACCTGACGGCGCGTCCTTCGGCGGAAAACACCGCCGTCATGATCGAGCAAGTCGGCGCCGCCGTGGGCCGTTCCGAGCAGGCTGCGGTTTTGGTTGAAAAACTACGCGCACAATTCGCCGAGGCCGCCGCGCTGGCCAAGGCCTCGGGCCGCACGCCGCGGGTCATCTTTGTCATGGGCATCAGTGGCGGCGCCTTGCAAGCCGCGGGTGACAACACCGCGGCGACCGGTCTGATCGGGCTCGCGGGCGGCAAGAACCCGCTGTCAGGATTTAATGGATACAAGTCGGTCACGGCCGAGGCAGTGCTGGAGCTCGATCCCGACTTCATCCTCTATGCGAAGACGCTGCACGGTGGCGGCACCGCGCTGACCATGGAAAACGCACCGGCCTGGCTGGCGTCTTCCCGTGCGATGCGTGAAGGCAACGTGAAGCCTATCGACATGACCTATCATCTCGTCTTCGGCCCGCGCATGGGCGAGGCGGTGCTGGATGTCACGCGCATGCTTCACACGAAGTAA
- a CDS encoding FecCD family ABC transporter permease, with the protein MITSASGRRWFFILLVLALGGTFLCTVRLGAASITWQDLFFALTGRSEDLSRVERTVIFDIRLVRALAALVIGAVLAVCGAAMQGLFRNPLADPGLVGVTSGASVGGVLYMKLGATALAGVSAVFGSLMLPVCAFASGLLMTVVMHRCSQVGGRTVVSLMLLAGVAINALGGALIGLVLFFADDDQLRQFTFWTLGNVGHASWMKLAVAAPFLLVALVLSLRYARPLNALLLGEAEAGHLGVDLQRVKNTLIFATAAGVGAAVSVAGGIGFVGLIVPHLMRLVIGPDHRWLLPASALGGAILLAWADIFARTVAAPAELPIGVITAVVGAPVFFALLQSQRKTHFA; encoded by the coding sequence ATGATCACGAGCGCGAGCGGACGGCGGTGGTTTTTTATTCTGCTCGTGCTCGCGCTCGGTGGCACATTTTTGTGCACGGTGCGCCTCGGTGCGGCGTCGATTACATGGCAAGATCTCTTTTTCGCCCTTACCGGGCGGAGTGAGGACCTCTCGCGCGTCGAGCGCACGGTGATCTTCGACATCCGCCTGGTGCGGGCACTCGCGGCGCTCGTGATCGGCGCGGTGCTGGCGGTATGCGGTGCGGCGATGCAGGGATTGTTTCGCAATCCGCTCGCCGATCCCGGTCTCGTCGGTGTCACCAGCGGTGCATCGGTCGGCGGCGTGCTCTACATGAAACTCGGCGCTACTGCGCTGGCGGGAGTGTCGGCGGTGTTCGGAAGCTTGATGCTTCCGGTGTGTGCCTTCGCGAGCGGCCTGCTGATGACCGTCGTGATGCACCGTTGTTCGCAAGTGGGCGGACGCACGGTGGTATCGCTCATGCTGCTCGCGGGCGTGGCGATCAATGCGCTCGGTGGCGCCTTGATCGGTCTGGTTTTGTTTTTTGCCGACGACGATCAGTTGCGCCAGTTTACATTTTGGACGCTGGGCAATGTCGGTCATGCGTCGTGGATGAAGCTGGCGGTGGCCGCGCCGTTTCTACTCGTGGCTCTGGTGCTCTCGTTGCGATATGCGAGGCCGTTGAACGCACTGTTGCTCGGTGAAGCCGAGGCGGGGCATCTCGGTGTTGATCTACAACGGGTGAAGAACACGTTGATTTTTGCCACGGCGGCTGGAGTCGGTGCGGCGGTCTCGGTGGCGGGCGGCATTGGATTTGTGGGACTGATCGTGCCGCATTTGATGCGTTTGGTTATCGGGCCCGATCATCGCTGGTTGTTGCCGGCATCGGCGCTGGGCGGAGCGATCTTGCTCGCGTGGGCGGATATTTTTGCGCGCACCGTGGCGGCGCCGGCGGAGCTTCCCATCGGCGTGATCACCGCAGTCGTGGGTGCGCCCGTGTTTTTCGCACTGCTGCAATCGCAGCGTAAAACCCATTTTGCCTGA
- a CDS encoding heme ABC transporter ATP-binding protein, whose product MLRAENIRVIRNGRPILDGVSCEVPAGKVTVILGPNGAGKSTLLRLFAGEYSSDAGQVSLGGRPLSEWRPKDVAKCRAVLPQESSLTFPFRVDEVVLMGRAPHVRGMESAHDHAISMQALQRVDMAGKRERIFPSLSGGEKQRVNLARALAQIWEPVGANELRLTGDAATTGKATRVLLLDEPTSNLDLAHQHSTLREAQRFARDGATVLAILHDLNLALAYADQVILLCDGRIAAAGEIATALTPARIREVFGVECRFMEIAGQGRPFIHVLPMSAETR is encoded by the coding sequence ATGTTGCGTGCCGAAAACATCCGTGTGATTCGCAACGGTCGCCCGATTCTGGATGGCGTGTCGTGCGAGGTTCCGGCGGGCAAGGTGACGGTGATCCTCGGTCCGAATGGTGCGGGTAAGAGCACATTGTTGCGCTTGTTTGCGGGTGAGTATTCGTCGGATGCCGGACAAGTATCGCTGGGTGGACGCCCGTTGTCGGAATGGCGTCCCAAGGATGTTGCGAAGTGCCGTGCCGTGTTGCCTCAAGAGTCCTCGCTGACGTTCCCATTCCGCGTGGATGAAGTTGTCTTGATGGGGCGGGCTCCGCATGTGCGTGGAATGGAATCGGCGCACGACCACGCGATCTCGATGCAGGCACTGCAACGCGTGGATATGGCGGGGAAGCGTGAGCGGATTTTCCCGTCGTTGTCGGGCGGAGAAAAACAACGGGTGAATCTGGCGCGAGCACTGGCGCAAATCTGGGAGCCGGTGGGGGCGAACGAGCTGCGGCTGACTGGCGACGCGGCGACGACGGGCAAAGCTACGCGCGTGTTGCTGCTGGACGAGCCGACTTCAAATCTCGATCTCGCGCACCAGCATTCCACGTTGCGGGAGGCACAGCGTTTTGCGCGCGACGGTGCGACTGTGCTGGCGATCCTGCATGATCTCAATCTGGCGCTCGCGTATGCGGATCAAGTGATCCTGCTGTGCGACGGACGAATCGCTGCCGCAGGTGAAATCGCCACGGCGCTTACGCCGGCTCGGATCCGCGAGGTGTTTGGCGTCGAGTGCCGGTTTATGGAGATAGCAGGACAGGGCAGACCCTTTATTCATGTGCTACCTATGAGCGCTGAGACGCGTTAA
- a CDS encoding helix-turn-helix domain-containing protein, whose protein sequence is MTDNAAQHHVLLRTDEASLRLEEYLLYQETFEAVDETTQPGMFLIAIGLEGQSVWKLGDTECKVGPQELVAFSSSADLKVRRDGARPFRFLLWHFNIENMRIVRGALGQSDSVDAATCRTKGWPMAGPFKMTADQQSLVLSLRCAPATPLRALWYGAKLLELFAILQPPAVLEKHQKSGYLHPAVQSALAALHANFASPPTLVAIASNAGISAPHLSRLFAQETGTTTSRYLRQLRMQRASQLLRTGECNVTEAALAVGYSSLGQFSRAFRETLGHSPGQHRRMH, encoded by the coding sequence ATGACCGACAATGCCGCTCAGCACCACGTCCTCCTTCGAACTGACGAAGCGTCCCTTCGGCTGGAGGAGTATCTGCTTTATCAAGAGACATTTGAAGCAGTGGATGAAACGACCCAGCCAGGCATGTTCCTGATCGCGATCGGTCTCGAGGGACAAAGCGTATGGAAGCTAGGCGATACCGAATGCAAAGTGGGTCCTCAAGAGCTGGTCGCATTTTCCTCTTCGGCCGACTTAAAGGTGCGCCGCGATGGTGCGCGTCCTTTCCGGTTTTTGCTTTGGCATTTTAACATCGAAAATATGCGCATCGTTCGCGGCGCGTTGGGGCAGTCGGATTCGGTGGATGCCGCGACCTGTCGCACCAAGGGATGGCCGATGGCCGGACCGTTTAAGATGACGGCCGATCAGCAGTCGCTGGTGCTTTCGTTGCGCTGTGCGCCCGCCACTCCGCTGCGCGCGCTTTGGTATGGGGCGAAGCTTCTTGAGCTGTTTGCCATTCTTCAGCCGCCCGCCGTGCTCGAGAAACATCAGAAGTCAGGCTACCTGCATCCCGCGGTGCAGAGCGCATTGGCGGCGTTACACGCCAATTTTGCGTCTCCGCCGACGCTGGTTGCAATTGCTTCGAATGCCGGGATCAGCGCACCGCATTTAAGCCGTCTTTTTGCGCAGGAAACCGGCACGACAACGAGCCGTTACCTGCGTCAGTTGAGAATGCAGCGCGCGTCGCAATTACTGCGGACGGGCGAGTGCAATGTCACCGAAGCCGCCTTGGCGGTGGGTTATTCGAGCTTGGGCCAGTTCAGCCGGGCTTTCCGGGAAACGCTGGGCCATTCGCCGGGCCAGCACAGGCGGATGCACTGA
- a CDS encoding type II secretion system protein, giving the protein MNKTANQSYSSAFAPARRLARHAVGGFTLVELLAVIAIIGVLTALTMSAIGHARSSATKVREVVAARSLMQAYLLTPADNKGVLLPQSGAYSQASTNEAGQVITLAITAAAWPHRLRAYLGDRFKGTLYLDEQGEYYDELMTQSPGTMRDYALIRSPSFGMNGQFVGGSGAMMVDPPIRRLAQAASPAKLIAFVSAHDRTLNEKSGFWRVAAPVYGWPAAELTSIPDQKSQDAAYGYVAFRHKGQAVVAYLDGHVETNTSGELRDMRRWSDEAFRADNPNYVPAAMP; this is encoded by the coding sequence ATGAATAAAACCGCCAACCAATCCTACTCTTCCGCCTTTGCGCCCGCCCGTCGTCTGGCGCGCCACGCCGTGGGTGGATTCACGTTGGTCGAGCTGCTTGCGGTCATTGCGATCATCGGTGTTCTGACCGCGCTGACGATGTCGGCCATCGGGCATGCGCGTAGTTCCGCCACGAAGGTGCGCGAGGTCGTTGCAGCGCGTTCGTTGATGCAGGCCTACCTGCTTACGCCCGCGGACAACAAAGGCGTATTGTTGCCCCAGTCGGGGGCCTATTCCCAGGCGTCGACGAATGAGGCCGGCCAGGTCATCACGCTGGCGATCACCGCGGCGGCCTGGCCGCATCGTTTGCGTGCTTATCTCGGTGATCGATTCAAGGGCACGCTCTATCTGGACGAACAGGGTGAGTATTACGATGAGCTGATGACGCAGTCTCCTGGCACGATGCGGGACTACGCGCTGATTCGCAGCCCCTCGTTTGGCATGAACGGACAATTCGTGGGTGGCAGTGGTGCGATGATGGTGGACCCACCGATCCGGCGTTTGGCGCAGGCGGCATCGCCGGCCAAGCTGATTGCGTTCGTCTCGGCGCATGACCGCACACTCAACGAAAAGTCAGGATTCTGGCGCGTGGCGGCTCCGGTGTATGGCTGGCCCGCGGCCGAGCTGACCTCGATCCCAGATCAAAAATCGCAGGACGCCGCCTATGGTTACGTGGCGTTCCGGCACAAGGGACAAGCGGTGGTGGCTTATCTGGACGGACACGTGGAGACGAACACCTCCGGAGAATTGCGTGATATGCGCCGGTGGTCCGATGAGGCCTTCCGTGCGGACAATCCGAACTATGTGCCGGCGGCGATGCCTTGA
- a CDS encoding PEP-CTERM sorting domain-containing protein (PEP-CTERM proteins occur, often in large numbers, in the proteomes of bacteria that also encode an exosortase, a predicted intramembrane cysteine proteinase. The presence of a PEP-CTERM domain at a protein's C-terminus predicts cleavage within the sorting domain, followed by covalent anchoring to some some component of the (usually Gram-negative) cell surface. Many PEP-CTERM proteins exhibit an unusual sequence composition that includes large numbers of potential glycosylation sites. Expression of one such protein has been shown restore the ability of a bacterium to form floc, a type of biofilm.), which produces MKSSLLSRAAIAALILAGFATAARATTNGVNQAPLGTTTTPGVGYAFFEDFTRSAAPAPYNFFSTAETDADVITATFASTMAGGSAAGGGLRIYSGSGPTPNAFNITLSVTAVQDFSVFSLQIKHTAPSSGNWADFFTISTIDGQAGVQSLVSNSNEGSQLDFNIYQWTWTGLDIDASESFNITITSNADHVSVDNIRLDAGFAVSAVPEPSAYAAIFGGLVLAGAVLRRRRTAKVAV; this is translated from the coding sequence ATGAAATCATCACTCCTCTCACGCGCGGCGATCGCCGCTCTCATTCTCGCGGGCTTCGCCACGGCGGCCCGCGCTACGACGAATGGAGTCAATCAGGCTCCGCTTGGAACCACGACGACCCCGGGCGTCGGCTATGCATTCTTCGAGGACTTCACCCGGAGTGCAGCTCCGGCTCCGTATAACTTTTTCTCCACCGCCGAGACGGATGCCGATGTGATCACGGCTACCTTTGCGTCAACAATGGCCGGTGGCTCGGCTGCGGGCGGCGGTTTACGAATCTACTCCGGCAGCGGACCTACTCCCAATGCCTTTAACATCACGCTCAGTGTCACGGCGGTTCAGGATTTTAGCGTGTTCTCCCTGCAAATAAAGCATACGGCGCCGAGCAGTGGCAACTGGGCCGATTTTTTCACCATCAGCACGATCGACGGCCAGGCCGGGGTTCAGTCTTTGGTGAGCAATTCGAACGAGGGCTCCCAGCTTGATTTTAATATCTATCAGTGGACTTGGACTGGTCTCGATATTGATGCTTCGGAATCGTTCAACATCACGATCACCAGCAATGCGGATCATGTTTCCGTCGACAACATCCGTCTTGATGCCGGATTTGCAGTTTCGGCCGTTCCCGAGCCTTCCGCTTACGCCGCTATTTTTGGCGGACTGGTGCTTGCCGGTGCCGTCTTGCGTCGTCGTCGCACGGCCAAAGTCGCCGTCTAA
- a CDS encoding NAD(P)/FAD-dependent oxidoreductase, which yields MSTETITDSRTHVIVLGGGFAGLAACRQLNDPRVRVTLVDRQNHHLFQPLLYQVATAGLAGPDIAQPLRHILSDQDNVTTLMDEVLRVDLDAKRVELGHGALAYDYLIVALGARTGYFGRNEWARHAPGLKTLAEATNLRRDLLLAFERAETTSDQAERDRLLSFVVVGGGPTGVETAGALAELARRVLVDDFRRIDPSRAHVHLVEAAPKLLTMFTPEQSEYTRKRLEKMGVTVHLGSPVSEVGEGYVVVSGQRLESAVTIWAAGVEGSPVTRTLTGATLDRGGRVQPSPDLSLPDRREVFAAGDLVALTDVKGVRVPGVAPAATQMGGHAARQILADLNRKERAAFVYTDKGSMATIGRSAAVAYVFGIRWKGFPAWFLWMSVHLMFLLGMRNRIGVFLSWMWSYCRWQRGARIIVDLRAPATGTAPDAKSA from the coding sequence ATGAGCACGGAAACGATCACGGATTCCCGCACTCATGTCATTGTGCTCGGCGGCGGATTCGCCGGTCTCGCGGCCTGCCGGCAGCTGAATGATCCGCGCGTGCGGGTGACGCTGGTGGATCGCCAGAATCATCATCTTTTTCAACCGCTACTTTACCAGGTTGCGACCGCGGGACTGGCAGGTCCCGATATCGCCCAGCCCCTACGACACATTCTGTCAGACCAGGACAATGTGACCACGCTCATGGACGAAGTCCTGCGCGTTGATCTCGATGCGAAGCGAGTCGAACTCGGCCATGGTGCGCTCGCCTACGATTATCTCATCGTGGCGCTCGGAGCGCGCACCGGCTACTTCGGCCGCAACGAGTGGGCGCGCCACGCGCCGGGTCTGAAGACGCTGGCGGAAGCGACGAACCTGCGTCGTGACTTGCTGCTCGCCTTTGAGCGCGCAGAGACGACTTCGGATCAGGCCGAACGCGACCGGTTGCTCAGTTTTGTAGTGGTGGGCGGAGGCCCGACGGGTGTGGAAACGGCTGGCGCGCTTGCCGAGCTAGCGCGGCGTGTGCTGGTGGATGATTTCCGCCGCATCGACCCGAGCCGTGCGCATGTGCATCTGGTGGAAGCCGCGCCGAAGCTGCTCACGATGTTCACGCCGGAGCAGTCTGAATACACGCGCAAGCGCCTCGAAAAAATGGGCGTGACGGTGCATCTCGGTTCGCCGGTTAGCGAAGTCGGCGAAGGCTACGTCGTGGTCTCGGGCCAACGCCTTGAGTCAGCCGTGACCATCTGGGCGGCGGGCGTTGAAGGCAGTCCGGTTACACGCACGTTGACCGGTGCCACGCTGGATCGCGGCGGTCGCGTGCAACCATCGCCTGACCTGAGTCTGCCGGATCGTCGCGAAGTCTTTGCGGCGGGCGACTTGGTTGCGCTGACGGATGTGAAAGGCGTGCGCGTGCCCGGAGTCGCTCCGGCGGCCACGCAGATGGGCGGCCATGCGGCGCGCCAGATCCTCGCCGATCTCAATCGCAAAGAACGCGCGGCGTTTGTTTACACGGACAAAGGCAGCATGGCCACGATCGGCCGCAGCGCAGCGGTGGCGTATGTGTTCGGCATTCGCTGGAAGGGGTTTCCGGCGTGGTTCCTCTGGATGTCGGTGCACCTGATGTTCCTGCTCGGCATGCGTAATCGCATCGGCGTGTTCCTCAGCTGGATGTGGTCTTACTGCCGCTGGCAGCGCGGCGCGCGCATCATCGTGGATCTGCGTGCACCGGCGACCGGGACGGCTCCCGACGCGAAGAGTGCGTGA